A single window of Chloracidobacterium thermophilum B DNA harbors:
- the infC gene encoding translation initiation factor IF-3, translated as MPQQRSDRIAISPNRSTRDRGPQVPTNERIRHREVRVIDEDGNQLGIMPTQQALAIAQERGLDLVEVASQANPPVCRIIDYGKWQYEQKKKQHEAKKKQTVISVKEIKLRPSIGEHDYEFKKNNALRALEDGDKVKASVRFIGREITHRELGERVLARLEKDLAHVATVEVRPKMEGMTMFVIFAPKK; from the coding sequence TTGCCCCAGCAAAGGAGTGATCGTATCGCCATCTCACCCAATCGAAGCACCCGCGACCGTGGCCCGCAGGTGCCCACGAATGAGCGCATCCGCCATCGTGAAGTGCGGGTCATTGATGAGGACGGAAACCAGCTCGGTATTATGCCGACCCAGCAGGCGCTGGCCATTGCCCAAGAACGGGGGCTGGACCTGGTCGAAGTGGCCTCCCAGGCCAACCCCCCGGTGTGCCGCATCATTGACTACGGCAAATGGCAGTACGAGCAGAAGAAGAAGCAGCACGAAGCCAAAAAGAAGCAGACGGTTATCTCGGTCAAGGAAATCAAGCTTCGGCCCAGCATCGGCGAGCATGATTATGAGTTCAAGAAAAACAACGCCCTGCGGGCGCTGGAGGATGGAGATAAAGTGAAGGCGTCAGTTCGCTTCATCGGGCGTGAGATTACGCACCGGGAACTCGGTGAGCGGGTTCTGGCGCGACTTGAGAAAGACTTGGCGCATGTGGCCACGGTTGAAGTTCGCCCCAAGATGGAAGGGATGACGATGTTTGTCATCTTTGCGCCCAAGAAGTGA